The Schizosaccharomyces pombe strain 972h- genome assembly, chromosome: I genome contains a region encoding:
- the grx2 gene encoding glutaredoxin Grx2 has protein sequence MTSIAKAFVEKAISNNPVTVFSKSFCPFCKAAKNTLTKYSAPYKAYELDKIENGSDIQAYLHEKTKQSTVPSIFFRNQFIGGNSDLNKLRSSGTLTKMIAELKENKSSIL, from the exons ATGACTTCTATAGCAAAAGcttttgttgaaaaggCGATCTCAAACAATCCGGTTACTGTCTTTAGTAAATCGTTCTGTCCTTTCTGCAAAGCAGCCAAAAATACTCTTACAAAGTACTCTGCTCCGTATAAGGCTTATGAGTTAGATAAAATAG AAAATGGATCTGACATCCAAG CTTATTTACATGAAAAGACCAAACAGTCTACAGTACCCAGCATATTCTTTCGCAACCAATTCATTGGAG GCAATTCCGATTTGAACAAACTTCGTAGCTCAGGCACTTTGACGAAGATGATAGCAGAGCTTAAGGAAAAcaaatcttcaattttatgA
- the fub1 gene encoding PI31 proteasome inhibitor domain-containing protein: MNNPTSDDRLRFQQKCHKSMLNTGAIFKNCKLRNGDVLQEVTESLTEDSEFNYIVNESQNVSTRLIFWNKWIYILCANTSSNITATRIFRLDDDQPWNLESLVAEVCPVDTDNRLAEHAARTAKDTSANELNYESYQEKSRAPFGFAGPFGAMPGSQPMFPSIGASDLYPAGIGGSDMGNDGGMIPTFNHPIFHPENRSRNEQASANRTNIPPGARYDPTGPGDFRGFGRDERKPQFPFKGPRSQFPGEPDNDDFMPPGSSDMFM; the protein is encoded by the coding sequence ATGAATAACCCGACTTCCGACGATCGTTTACGCTTCCAACAAAAATGCCATAAATCCATGCTAAACACTGGGGCgatatttaaaaactgtAAATTACGAAACGGAGATGTTTTGCAAGAAGTCACTGAAAGCTTAACTGAAGACAGTGAATTCAACTACATTGTAAATGAGTCTCAGAATGTTTCTACTCgtttaatattttggaaTAAATGGATTTATATTTTGTGTGCTAATACTTCATCAAATATCACAGCTACAAGGATTTTCCGTTTAGATGATGATCAGCCTTGGAATTTGGAATCTTTAGTTGCAGAGGTTTGTCCAGTTGATACAGATAATCGGCTTGCTGAACATGCTGCACGTACCGCTAAAGATACCTCGGCTAATGAGTTAAATTATGAATCATATCAGGAGAAGAGCAGAGCTCCATTTGGGTTTGCTGGACCATTTGGTGCAATGCCTGGCTCACAACCAATGTTTCCTTCTATAGGAGCAAGTGATTTGTATCCAGCAGGAATCGGAGGATCTGATATGGGCAACGATGGAGGTATGATTCCTACATTCAATCATCCTATTTTTCATCCTGAAAACAGGTCTCGAAATGAACAAGCTTCAGCAAACCGAACTAATATACCACCAGGAGCTCGTTACGATCCCACAGGCCCTGGTGATTTTCGTGGATTCGGCAGGGATGAGAGGAAACCTcaatttccttttaaaGGCCCGCGATCTCAATTTCCCGGTGAACCTGACAATGATGACTTCATGCCACCTGGTTCATCCGATATGTTTATGTAA
- the gua2 gene encoding GMP synthase Gua2 yields MSSTEVPGEVSTSVSSYFDTILILDFGSQYSHLIARRLREIHVYAELLPCTQKIEALPFKPIGVILSGGPYSVYDDIAPHVDPAVFELGVPVLGICYGMQEIAWLNGRCVEPGIEREYGPATVSMEPEIKTEVFKSFFNSMPKEFEVWMSHGDRLSALPNGYETIGRTKNSPFAVIAHVTKPIIGLQFHPEVTHTPLGLQLIKNFAIEICHAKPNWSMENFVDKEILRIRKMIGPSDHVIGAVSGGVDSTVASKVLKEAIGDRFHAIMVDNGLLRLNEAEIVRETLNKHLGIQLTVVDASEEFIGKLKGVTDPEKKRKIIGNTFIHVFEREAERIVKETNGKVEYLLQGTLYPDVIESISFKGPSQTIKTHHNVGGLLKDMKLKLIEPLRELFKDEVRALGELLGIEHSLVWRHPFPGPGLGIRILGEVNAAQLEIARKADHIFITEIRNHGYYDKISQAFAALLPVKAVGVMGDKRTHEQVIALRAITTSDFMTADWYDGFSIKFLKLVSSRICNEVSGVNRVLYDISSKPPATVEME; encoded by the exons ATGAGTTCCACTGAAGTGCCCGGGGAAGTCTCTACTTCT GTTTCTTCATATTTTGATACCATTTTAATTCTTGACTTTGG CTCTCAGTATAGTCATTTGATTGCCAGACGTCTTCGTGAGATTCACGTGTATGCAGAGTTACTTCCTTGCACTCAAAAAATAGAAGCTCTCCCATTTAAGCCTATTGGTGTTATTTTGTCTGGCGGCCCCTATTCTGTTTACGATGACATTGCACCTCATGTGGATCCTGCTGTCTTTGAACTTGGTGTTCCTGTACTCGGTATTTGTTATGGCATGCAAGAAATTGCATGGTTGAATGGACGTTGTGTTGAACCAGGTATCGAGAGAGAGTACGGTCCAGCTACAGTTAGTATGGAACCTGAAATCAAAACCGAGGtcttcaaaagcttttttaacTCCATGCCAAAAGAATTTGAGGTTTGGATGTCTCATGGCGACAGACTAAGCGCTCTTCCCAATGGCTATGAAACAATTGGACGCACCAAGAATTCTCCTTTCGCTGTCATTGCACATGTTACAAAGCCCATCATTGGTTTGCAATTCCATCCTGAAGTTACTCACACTCCATTAGGTTTGCAACTTATTAAGAACTTTGCCATTGAAATCTGCCATGCTAAGCCCAACTGGAGTATGGAAAATTTCGTTGATAAAGAAATTCTTCGTATTCGTAAAATGATTGGACCAAGTGATCATGTCATTGGTGCTGTTTCTGGTGGTGTAGATTCAACAGTTGCTTCAAAGGTTCTGAAAGAGGCTATTGGAGATCGGTTCCATGCCATTATGGTTGACAATGGCTTGCTGCGTCTTAATGAAGCAGAGATTGTTCGTGAAACCCTCAATAAGCATTTAGGAATTCAATTAACAGTAGTTGATGCTTCTGAAGAGTTCATTGGAAAACTGAAAGGTGTTACTGATCCCGAGAAGAAGCGAAAGATCATTGGTAACACGTTTATTCATGTTTTTGAACGAGAGGCTGAGCGAATTGTTAAAGAAACCAACGGTAAAGTTGAATACTTATTGCAGGGAACATTATATCCTGATGTCATAGAAAGTATTTCTTTCAAGGGCCCTTCTCAGACAATCAAAACCCACCATAATGTTGGCGGTCTTTTGAAGGACATGAAGCTCAAACTTATTGAACCCCTTCGTGAGCTCTTCAAAGACGAAGTTCGTGCTTTGGGTGAATTACTTGGTATTGAACATAGCCTTGTCTGGCGTCATCCTTTCCCAGGCCCTGGTTTGGGCATTCGTATCCTTGGCGAAGTTAATGCTGCTCAGCTTGAAATTGCGCGTAAAGCCGACcacatttttattactgAAATTCGTAACCACGGCTATTATGATAAAATTTCTCAAGCTTTCGCTGCTCTTTTACCGGTAAAGGCTGTCGGTGTTATGGGTGACAAGCGTACTCATGAACAAGTAATTGCTCTTCGTGCTATTACCACTTCTGATTTTATGACAGCTGATTGGTACGATGGGTTTAGCATtaagtttttgaagttgGTCAGCTCCCGTATTTGCAACGAAGTGTCTGGTGTTAATCGTGTATTGTATGACATTAGCAGTAAGCCTCCGGCAACTGTCGAAATGGAGTAA
- the prm1 gene encoding conjugation protein Prm1 translates to MASSYLSLAARLSQCWISPWSLCCLYILMQFFLFTKDLNTKIGDFVNDEQATCNYIQEKVDILLDSPSLIANAAVRVAKDGIQSTVKIILSGISDSLIAAENVFIFFIEFSYGTYLCLIQLAIDGILDAVADVGEEIGTAVNDTLHAIADEIEDTVSSLNEVFQSAEDSLEKVASWLGEDINLPNVSIPEIQSLRNFTLSSSYDTEFEKLKAGVNFDSAINATKAAISKPFSSARNLILEKVSNYSFDTSMVSSPNKTHVVVCSTDDLTAISSFILSSIYKIRKVVIISLLIIIAGLFLISSIYEIWKWCRIRHKAFLLDEHIRSNKFEDTRDLISYIESPISWNLKYFISALPLPCFLSVQLRWFITYIFHPPAAMILFISCTSFISGILQLVLLNNIREDGSVISALAQNSFHKVESALANVSVAWANSTNQIILKNQENINNNMFGSIHNTTLSLNSTLNTFMNELNSSMTSAFGDTFLASTVQNVMNCLLYRKIENFEEVLTWVYNKSHIELPLLPTDILSKSIDNQTIYSSLYSSLNSSNSTVSFSGIFDRVEKSVISELNFSFLFFLLWLLICAFGLIGVLSSWLKSLFLSLLDLVIPNPKENITLPVQSLAFPVTKSCRPPPIPPRESHVYDFQNFQYEEDDCIDYKRSLGLISLSSDLAIDIPISPAIISDIQFNSITTESEETTYLLKEKQDRY, encoded by the exons ATGGCGTCTTCATATCTTAGTTTGGCAGCGAGGCTTTCACAGTGTTGGATATCACCCTGGTCATTATGCTGTCTCTATATTCTCATGCagtttttcttatttaccAAGGATTTGAACACAAAAATAGGAGATTTTGTCAATGATGAACAAGCTACTTGTAACTACATACAAGAAAAAGTCGACATTCTCCTTGATAGCCCATCCTTAATTGCTAATGCGGCTGTTAGGGTTGCGAAAGATGGCATTCAAAGTACAGTTAAGATCATTCTTTCTGGAATATCAGACAGTCTCATTGCTGCTGAAAAtgtgtttattttctttatcgaGTTTAGCTATGGTACCTATCTTTGTCTTATTCAGCTGGCAATCGATGGCATCTTGGATGCAGTTGCTGATGTCGGTGAAGAGATAGGAACTGCGGTAAATGATACATTGCATGCGATTGcagatgaaattgaagataCAGTCTCTTCTTTAAACGAAGTTTTCCAAAGTGCAGAAGATTCGCTGGAGAAAGTTGCCTCTTGGCTAGGGGAAGACATCAACCTGCCAAATGTCTCTATTCCTGAAATCCAGTCTCTCCGAAACTTCACTTTATCTTCTTCATATGATACAGAATTTGAGAAGTTAAAGGCTGGTGTTAATTTTGATAGTGCCATTAATGCAACAAAAGCGGCCATTAGCAAACCGTTTTCTTCTGCTCGGAATCTTATCCTTGAAAAAGTTAGCAACTATTCGTTTGACACTAGTATGGTCTCTTCTCCAAATAAAACACATGTAGTGGTTTGTTCGACTGATGATCTGACGGCTATTTCATCATTTATTCTAAGTTCTATATATAAGATCAGGAAAGTTGTCATCATTTCTTTGCTAATTATAATTGCGGGATtgtttttgatttcttcgatttatgaaatttggAAATGGTGTAGAATTAGACACAAAGCATTTCTTCTGGACGAACACATAAGAagtaataaatttgaagatacCCGTGACCTAATTTCCTATATAGAGTCTCCTATTTCCTGGAacttaaaatattttatttcagcTCTTCCTTTACCTTGTTTTTTAAGTGTGCAACTTCGATGGTTCATCacatatatatttcatCCCCCTGCCGCAAtgattctttttattagtTGCACTTCCTTTATTTCTGGCATTCTACAGCTGGTACTTCTCAACAATATTCGTGAAGATGGTTCAGTAATCAGTGCTCTAGCGCaaaattcatttcataAAGTTGAATCTGCTTTAGCAAATGTTTCAGTAGCATGGGCTAATTCAACTAaccaaattattttaaaaaatcaagaaaACATCAATAACAATATGTTTGGTTCCATTCATAATACTACACTTTCTTTGAACTCTACGCTGAATACGTTTATGAATGAACTGAATTCGTCAATGACAAGTGCGTTTGGAGACACCTTTCTTGCAAGTACCGTACAAAATGTTATGAATTGCTTGCTTTACAGaaaaattgagaattttgaagaag TTTTGACTTGGGTTTATAACAAATCCCATATTGAATTACCTCTTTTACCTACTGATATTTTAAGCAAATCTATAGATAACCAAACTATCtattcttctttatattcttcactaaattcatcaaacaGCACAGTGAGTTTCTCTGGTATCTTTGATAGAGTTGAAAAGTCAGTAATAAGTGagctaaatttttctttcctattttttttgctttggTTATTGATTTGTGCATTCGGCTTAATTGGTGTTTTATCATCTTGGCTCAAATCATTATTCCTTAGCCTTCTAGATTTAGTTATTCCAAATCCAAAGGAGAACATTACTTTACCAGTACAATCGTTAGCTTTTCCTGTTACGAAGTCGTGTAGGCCTCCTCCTATTCCTCCCCGAGAATCGCACGTTTAtgatttccaaaattttcaatatgaagaagatgacTGCATAGACTATAAAAGGTCCTTGGGTTTAATAAGCCTATCTAGTGACCTTGCTATTGACATTCCCATCTCACCGGCAATTATTTCAGATATACAATTTAACTCAATCACAACAGAAAGTGAAGAGACAACatatttattgaaagaaaaacagGATAGATATTAG
- the lys1 gene encoding aminoadipate-semialdehyde dehydrogenase, which translates to MSQTAPSDTEYNQRLERWSERLKSQTISHLPTDYSRPVPSRLVEAVFERTLPEDAKTALIKVYVAAQAKGILVTPFNILLTIFIILVSRMTGDEDISIGTSSENAIPFVLRTFIQPSDSFLDLLAKVCDLEKEGSSDAVDFSDLINFLNAKLSKKDDPRKTLVHLRFYNAPDAPSENFLSTTGLDVDLTVLVSVKKPSDQLTSLRSQFTFPDLQLKLIYNQLLFSESRVNIVADQLLKLVVSASKDVTGPIGALDLMTPTQMNVLPDPTVDLDWSGYRGAIQDIFASNAAKFPDRECIVVTPSVTIDAPVTSYTYRQIDESSNILAHHLVKNGIERGDVVMVYAYRGVDLVVAVMGVLKAGATFSVIDPAYPPARQIIYLSVAKPRALVVLEDAGVLSPTVVEYVEKSLELKTYVPALKLAKDGSLTGGSVSKGADDILQHVLHLKSEQTGVVVGPDSTPTLSFTSGSEGIPKGVKGRHFSLAYYFDWMAQEFNLSESDRFTMLSGIAHDPIQRDIFTPLFLGASLIVPTAEDIGTPGQLAQWANKYKVTVTHLTPAMGQLLAAQADEPIPSLHHAFFVGDILTKRDCLRLQVLANNVNVVNMYGTTETQRSVSYFVVPARSQDQTFLESQKDVIPAGRGMKNVQLLVINRFDTNKICGIGEVGEIYLRAGGLAEGYLGNDELTSKKFLKSWFADPSKFVDRTPENAPWKPYWFGIRDRMYRSGDLGRYLPTGNVECSGRADDQIKIRGFRIELGEINTHLSRHPNVRENITLVRRDKDEEPTLVAYIVPQGLNKDDFDSATESEDIVVNGLKKYRKLIHDIREYLKTKLPSYAIPSVIVPLHKMPLNPNGKIDKPALPFPDTSQLAAASRSHSKHGVDETLTATERDIRDIWLRIIPHATDVNKKASFFDIGGHSILATRLIFELRKKFAVNVPLGLVFSEPTIEGLAKEIERMKSGEMISVMDIGKEETREPEIEYGKDALDLVDLIPKEFPTSKDLGIDEPKTVFLTGANGYLGVFILRDLMTRSSNLKVIALVRASSEEHGLKRLKDSCTAYGVWDESWAQKISVVNGDLALENWGIEERKWNKLTEVVDYVIHNGALVHWVYPYSKLRGPNVMGTITALKLCSLGKGKSLSFVSSTSTVDTEYYVNLSNEITSKGGNGIPESDPLQGSSKDLHTGYGQSKWVSEYLVRQAGLRGLRGVVVRPGYILGDSKSGAINTDDFLVRMVKGCIELGLYPNINNTVNMVPADHVARVVTASAFHPEQGVIVAHVTSHPRLRFNQFLGTLSTFGFNTKLSEYVNWRIALERFVINESHDSALYPLLHFVLDNLPANTKAPELDDTNTREILKRDASWTNVDVSNGAAILEHEMGLYLSYLVAIGFLPKPTLEGKKLPEVKINEATLEKLASAGGRGGAPTH; encoded by the coding sequence ATGAGCCAGACGGCTCCAAGTGATACTGAGTACAATCAGCGTCTTGAACGATGGTCTGAGAGACTTAAGAGTCAAACAATTTCTCATCTTCCAACAGATTATAGTCGTCCCGTGCCTAGCAGACTCGTTGAAGCCGTGTTTGAACGAACACTTCCTGAGGATGCAAAAACAGCTCTTATTAAGGTTTATGTTGCTGCTCAAGCTAAAGGAATATTAGTAACTCCTTTCAATATTCTTTTGACGATTTTTATAATCCTCGTTAGTCGCATGACTGGAGATGAGGACATTAGCATCGGTACTAGTTCTGAGAATGCAATTCCATTCGTTTTGAGAACTTTCATTCAACCAAGCGATTCTTTTCTTGACCTTTTAGCCAAAGTGTGCGATCTGGAAAAGGAAGGCTCCTCTGATGCTGTAGATTTTTctgatttaattaattttttgaacgCTAAACTTTCTAAGAAAGATGACCCTCGTAAAACTCTTGTTCATCTTCGTTTTTACAATGCTCCAGACGCTCCTTCTGAAAACTTTCTTTCTACCACGGGATTAGATGTGGATTTGACTGTTCTGGTTTCGGTAAAAAAACCTTCTGATCAATTAACTTCTTTACGCTCCCAATTTACTTTCCCCGATTTacaattgaaattaatcTATAATCAGTTGTTGTTTTCTGAGAGTAGGGTTAATATTGTGGCTGATCAGCTATTAAAGTTAGTGGTTTCAGCTTCCAAAGATGTTACAGGTCCTATCGGTGCTCTGGACCTAATGACACCTACCCAAATGAATGTTCTTCCAGATCCAACTGTTGATCTTGATTGGAGTGGTTATCGTGGAGCCATTCAAGATATTTTCGCATCCAACGCTGCTAAATTCCCTGATAGAGAATGCATAGTAGTCACTCCTTCGGTCACAATTGATGCTCCTGTCACTAGTTACACGTATCGACAAATCGACGAGTCTTCTAACATCCTGGCTCACCATCTCGTAAAGAATGGAATTGAGAGGGGTGATGTAGTTATGGTTTATGCTTATCGAGGTGTGGATTTAGTTGTCGCGGTCATGGGTGTACTTAAAGCTGGTGCCACATTCTCAGTTATCGATCCAGCATATCCACCTGCTCGTCAGATTATATATCTGAGCGTTGCTAAGCCCAGAGCCTTAGTTGTTTTGGAAGATGCAGGTGTTTTGTCTCCCACAGTCGTAGAGTATGTTGAGAAAAGCCTTGAACTAAAAACTTATGTACCAGCTTTAAAACTTGCTAAAGATGGTTCTTTAACGGGAGGATCAGTCTCAAAAGGAGCTGACGATATCTTGCAACACGTTTTACACTTGAAGTCCGAACAAACTGGCGTTGTTGTAGGCCCTGATAGTACTCCCACACTTAGTTTTACTAGCGGAAGTGAAGGAATTCCTAAAGGTGTAAAAGGTAGACATTTCAGTCTTGCTTACTATTTTGATTGGATGGCTCAggaatttaatttatctGAATCAGACCGGTTTACGATGTTAAGTGGAATTGCTCATGATCCTATTCAAAGAGATATTTTCACACCACTTTTCCTTGGCGCATCCTTAATCGTACCCACTGCTGAAGACATTGGCACCCCTGGTCAATTAGCCCAATGGGCTAACAAGTATAAGGTTACTGTAACTCATCTCACCCCAGCTATGGGTCAACTGTTAGCTGCTCAGGCTGATGAGCCAATTCCTTCATTACACCATGCATTTTTTGTAGGTGATATTTTGACGAAACGTGATTGTCTTCGCTTACAAGTCCTTGCTAACAACGTTAACGTTGTTAACATGTATGGAACGACAGAGACTCAGCGTTCAGTTTCGTACTTTGTAGTACCTGCGCGGTCTCAAGATCAAACATTTTTGGAATCGCAAAAAGATGTCATTCCAGCCGGACGTGGCATGAAGAATGTCCAACTTTTGGTGATCAATCGTTTTGATACTAACAAGATATGCGGTATCGGAGAAGTTGGTGAAATATATCTTCGTGCTGGTGGATTGGCTGAGGGCTACCTTGGAAATGATGAATTGACTAGCAAAAAATTCTTAAAGAGTTGGTTTGCTGATCCCTCCAAGTTTGTAGACCGAACTCCAGAAAATGCGCCCTGGAAACCTTATTGGTTCGGAATACGCGATCGTATGTATCGTTCTGGTGACTTGGGCCGCTATCTCCCAACTGGTAATGTAGAATGTAGCGGTCGTGCCGACgatcaaattaaaattcgTGGTTTCCGAATTGAGTTAGGTGAAATTAATACCCATCTTTCTCGTCATCCTAATGTCCGTGAAAATATTACCCTTGTTCGACGTGATAAGGATGAAGAACCCACGCTAGTTGCATACATTGTACCTCAAggtttaaataaagatgaCTTTGATAGCGCTACTGAGTCGGAAGATATTGTCGTCAATGGTTTGAAGAAGTACAGGAAGCTTATACATGATATACGGGAATATCTTAAGACTAAACTTCCTAGTTATGCTATTCCTTCTGTAATTGTTCCCCTTCATAAAATGCCTCTCAATCCTAATGGAAAGATAGATAAACCTGCTCTGCCTTTCCCAGACACATCACAACTTGCTGCCGCATCTCGTTCACATTCTAAACATGGAGTTGATGAAACTCTTACAGCCACTGAAAGGGATATACGTGATATCTGGTTGCGTATCATTCCACACGCTACTGATGTCAACAAAAAAGCAAGTTTCTTTGATATTGGAGGACATTCTATTTTAGCTACTCgcttaatttttgaacttcgcaaaaaatttgctgTGAATGTACCTTTAGGTTTAGTTTTCAGTGAACCTACTATTGAAGGTTTGGCCAAAGAGATTGAAAGAATGAAATCGGGTGAGATGATTAGCGTGATGGATATAGGCAAAGAAGAGACTAGAGAACCTGAAATTGAATATGGTAAAGATGCACTTGATTTAGTAGATTTAATTCCTAAAGAATTTCCAACCTCTAAAGACTTGGGTATTGATGAGCCAAAAACCGTTTTCTTAACTGGTGCTAACGGCTACCTTGGTGTCTTTATATTAAGAGACCTTATGACCAGAAGCTCTAACTTGAAAGTCATTGCCTTAGTCCGCGCCTCATCGGAAGAACATGGTCTAAAACGTCTTAAAGACAGTTGTACCGCGTATGGTGTATGGGATGAATCATGGGcccaaaaaatttctgtTGTCAATGGTGATCTTGCTCTCGAAAACTGGGGTATAGAAGAAAGGAAATGGAACAAGCTTACTGAAGTCGTCGATTATGTTATTCATAATGGTGCCCTTGTACATTGGGTTTATCCATATTCTAAACTCAGAGGTCCTAATGTTATGGGTACAATTACTGCATTAAAACTTTGCTCTTTAGGAAAAGGTAAATCCTTGAGTTTTGTTTCATCCACATCAACTGTTGATACTGAGTATTACGTTAACCTTTCGAACGAAATTACTTCAAAGGGAGGAAATGGAATCCCAGAATCCGATCCTTTGCAAGGTTCTTCGAAAGATTTGCATACCGGTTACGGACAAAGCAAATGGGTATCTGAATATTTAGTAAGGCAAGCGGGATTACGTGGCCTTCGTGGTGTTGTTGTGCGTCCTGGATACATTTTAGGCGACTCCAAGTCTGGTGCTATTAATACCGACGACTTTTTGGTTCGAATGGTCAAAGGGTGCATTGAATTGGGTCTGTACCCGAACATCAATAATACTGTAAATATGGTTCCTGCCGATCACGTTGCTCGCGTGGTAACTGCCAGTGCTTTCCATCCCGAACAAGGAGTAATTGTTGCTCACGTAACTAGTCATCCCCGACTTCGTTTCAACCAATTCCTAGGAACTCTTTCCACTTTTGGCTTCAATACCAAGCTTTCCGAATACGTCAATTGGCGTATTGCTTTGGAGCGCTTTGTCATTAATGAGTCTCATGATAGTGCTTTGTATCCCTTACTTCACTTTGTGTTAGATAATCTTCCTGCTAATACAAAAGCTCCTGAATTAGATGATACAAACACACGTGAAATCTTGAAACGTGATGCATCTTGGACTAACGTGGATGTTTCTAATGGAGCTGCAATTTTGGAACATGAGATGGGCTTATATTTGTCATATCTGGTAGCTATTGGATTTTTGCCAAAACCTACTTTAGAAGGTAAAAAGCTTCCTGAAgtcaaaataaatgaagcTACTTTGGAGAAGCTTGCATCGGCTGGTGGTCGTGGAGGCGCTCCAACTCATTAG
- the rpl1002 gene encoding 60S ribosomal protein L10, whose protein sequence is MARRPARCYRYCKNKPYPKSRYNRAVPDSKIRIFDLGRKRAGVDEFPLCIHLVSNEYEQITSEALEAARICANKYLVKIGGKDSFHLRVRAHPFHVVRINKMLSCAGADRLQTGMRHAFGKPNGLVARVNIGQVLMSVRTKDSSRATAIEALRRCQYKFPGQQRIIVSKKWGFSQYARDEYIEKRSRGEIIPDGCYAKFLNKRGSLQEKLDLFPEASFNLA, encoded by the coding sequence ATGGCACGTAGACCTGCTCGCTGCTATCGTTATTGTAAGAATAAGCCTTACCCCAAGTCTCGTTACAACCGTGCCGTTCCCGATTCCAAGATTCGTATTTTCGACTTGGGTCGTAAGCGTGCTGGTGTTGACGAGTTCCCTCTTTGCATCCACTTGGTCTCTAACGAATACGAGCAAATCACCTCAGAAGCTCTTGAAGCTGCTCGTATCTGTGCCAACAAGTACTTGGTCAAGATTGGTGGTAAGGATAGTTTCCACCTTCGTGTCCGTGCACACCCCTTCCATGTTGTTCGTATCAACAAAATGCTTTCATGTGCCGGTGCCGATAGATTGCAAACCGGTATGCGTCACGCCTTTGGTAAGCCCAATGGTTTGGTCGCCCGTGTAAACATCGGTCAAGTTTTGATGTCTGTCCGTACCAAGGATTCTAGCCGTGCTACTGCCATTGAAGCCCTTCGCCGTTGTCAATACAAGTTCCCCGGTCAACAGAGAATCATTGTCTCTAAGAAATGGGGTTTCTCTCAATATGCTCGTGATGAGTACATTGAAAAGCGCAGCCGTGGTGAAATTATTCCCGACGGTTGCTACGCCAAGTTCTTGAATAAGCGTGGTAGCCTCCAAGAGAAGTTGGACCTCTTCCCTGAAGCTTCATTCAACCTTGcttaa